The Lujinxingia vulgaris genome segment CTCGCCAATGGTGTGCACCTCGGCAAACGCCTCGGCCTCCACCGCGCGAATCGCCTCCATCGAGTCGTAGCGCTCGGCGAGTATGGCGCTGACGTGTTTGCCGAGCTCATGGATGCCGAGCGCCTGCAAGAACTTCTCGACCTCCACCTCTTTGCGGCCGCCAATACGCTCAATGAGCTTGTTGGCCAGAATCTCGCCGACGCGCTTCAGCCCCATCAGCTCCGAGGCGCTCAGCGTAAAGAGGTCCACCGGCGAGGTGACGAGCTCGGCGTCGTAGAGCTGCTCGAGGAGTTTCGGGCCAAAGCCTTTGATCTCCATGCGGCTCACAAAATGCTCGATCTGGCGGATCTTTGCAGCGCGGCAGTTCTCGCTGTGGTTGGCCATCAGCACGTCGTTTTGCCGCTCGGTGGGCGCGCCGCACTCCGGGCACGCGCTCGGGATCGCGACGGGCTCATCGCCTCCCTCCAGCACCCGCTCCAGGTTGGGGATGACCCCGCCTCGGCGCATCATCAGCACTTTCGATCCGAGCTTCAGGCCTTCCTCACCGCCCAGGTGCTCCATAATCGCCAGGTTATGCAGGCTCACCCGGGTCACCGTCGCGCCGGAGAGCACCACCGGATCGACGATGCCCACCGGGTTGATCGCCCCGGTGCGCGAGACGTTCCACACCACATCGCGCAGCACGCTCTCGCCAGCGTCCCCCTGAAACTTATAGGCGATGGCCCAGCGCGGGTGATGCGCGGTCGAACCCAGGCGTTTTTGCTCGGCGATGCTGTTGGCTTTGTACACGACCCCGTCGGTCTCATAGCCCAGCTGCCCGCGACGCTTCGAGATATCGTCGTAGGTGGCCTGAATCGCCTCGTCACTGACCTGAAACGTCTCCGGCGTCTCAAATCCCAGCGCCTTGAGCCGCGCCATCTTCTCGGCTTCGCTCTCAAAGGTCTCGCCAAGCAGGTCAAAGGCGAAGAAGCGCAGCTCGTAGTCCGCGGTCTTTTCCGGATCTTTGAGTTTAAGTGCGCCCGCGGTCAGATTTCGGGGGCTGGCGTAATCGTGCTTAAACTTCCGCTCAAACACCTCCACCGGCATATAGGCCTCGCCGCGCACCTCAATCGAAGACGCGTCGACCTTCAGCGGCAGCTTCTTAATGCGTTTGACCTGCTCGGTGATCACCTCGCCGACGGTGCCCGTACCCCGGGTCGCCGCCACGCTCAGCCGACCCTGGGCGTCGTAGCGAAAACATCCGGCAACGCCGTCGACCTTGGGCGTCACAACCACATCCCCCTCGAACTTCTCATACCACTTCAGAAGGGTGGCCTCGTCGTACGCCTTATCCAGCGAGAGCATCGGCGGATCGTGGGTGAGCTTCTCGGCGTTCGGGTCGATCGCGTCGACGTCGGCGCCGGCCGGCCCGATCTGATCGAGTACCTCGCTCGACGGCGCCTTTCGACGCAGCGCCTCCACCAGACGATCAAACGACTCATCGCTGATCTCCGGAGCGTCATCCACCCAGTATTTGCGGTTGTGGTAACGCACCTGCTCTTCGAGCTCTTCAATCGAAAGGTCTTCCCAGGTTGGGGCGCTCATCTTTACTGCTCCACGTCATCGGGTCTGCACTGCATTCTATCTCGCCGGCTGCCGCCACCGGGCACGACCGGGAGTTATGGCGCGAGCCGGGCGTTTGCTCAAGGCTGATCCCTGCGACGCGACGCTGGCAGCGCGTGCTTTCTCGAAAATAGTGCTCGGAGCGGAAAGAAAGTCCGATACCCGGCCGTTACCCGCGTAACCCGAGCCCCGCAGGGTGAGGTTTTGTGTTAATCCGTACAAAAGTGTATGGAATGGTCGAAAGCACCTTGAATGCGTACGTTTGAGTATGCTATCGAGCCGCCCAGCGCACACGGCGCTTAGAGTTAGTTGAGTCCCCTCCAGAAGACCGAGGTTTCGATGAAGATCACAGCGCTTGAAGAATACGGGCTGCGCTGCATGCTCCGGGTGGCCGAACAGCCTCCTGGCGAGTCGATCTCGGCGCAGGCTGTGGCCGACCTGGAGGGAATGTCGCTGCCTTACACCCAGAAGATTTTGCGCACCCTCTCCCAGGGCGGCCTTATCGACTCGCGCCGCGGCGCCCAGGGCGGCTTCCTGCTGGCCGCGCCCGCCGACGAGGTCAGCCTGGGCGATGTGATCCGCGTGCTCGGTGGCCTCTTTGAGGTCGAAGAGATCTGCGAGCGACACACCGGCGAGTTGGAGCGGTGTGCGCGAGGCTGCGGCTGCTCGATTCGACCGGTCTGGTCGTACATTTCCAACTTTGTCATTGAGACCCTCGACGGGATCTCGTTGGCCACGCTCCTGGCAGACGAAGCCAGCGTGCGTCGCCACCTGAGCCGTCAGCACCTTACGCACTCCGAGCGGCCTTCGACCCAGAGCTCTTCACACTGAGCTTCAACACACCTTCAGGCACGCTCCCCAGGCATCACCAACCCCGAGGTAAGACGATGAGTTCAAATATCGAGTCCATGCTGGATCGCCCCTATAAGTACGGGTTCGTCTCGGACATTGAGACCGAGACGATCCCCCCGGGGCTCAACGAAGACGTCATCCGTCTGATATCGGCCAAGAAGAACGAGCCGGAGTTCATGCTTGAGTTCCGCCTCAAGGCCTACCGTCACTGGCTCACCCTGGAGGAGCCCGAGTGGGCCAACGTCC includes the following:
- the ligA gene encoding NAD-dependent DNA ligase LigA codes for the protein MSAPTWEDLSIEELEEQVRYHNRKYWVDDAPEISDESFDRLVEALRRKAPSSEVLDQIGPAGADVDAIDPNAEKLTHDPPMLSLDKAYDEATLLKWYEKFEGDVVVTPKVDGVAGCFRYDAQGRLSVAATRGTGTVGEVITEQVKRIKKLPLKVDASSIEVRGEAYMPVEVFERKFKHDYASPRNLTAGALKLKDPEKTADYELRFFAFDLLGETFESEAEKMARLKALGFETPETFQVSDEAIQATYDDISKRRGQLGYETDGVVYKANSIAEQKRLGSTAHHPRWAIAYKFQGDAGESVLRDVVWNVSRTGAINPVGIVDPVVLSGATVTRVSLHNLAIMEHLGGEEGLKLGSKVLMMRRGGVIPNLERVLEGGDEPVAIPSACPECGAPTERQNDVLMANHSENCRAAKIRQIEHFVSRMEIKGFGPKLLEQLYDAELVTSPVDLFTLSASELMGLKRVGEILANKLIERIGGRKEVEVEKFLQALGIHELGKHVSAILAERYDSMEAIRAVEAEAFAEVHTIGEVIAESVTRGLQENAELIDDLLEHITLVFPTPREAPAVEGSPLAGKRVLFTGAMESMTRKDAQAEVEKRGGDCPSSVVKDLDYLVMGDADMERFEGGWRSSKLKKAEKFNAEGGNIAIIGESTFLKLLEEGEG
- a CDS encoding RrF2 family transcriptional regulator, whose product is MKITALEEYGLRCMLRVAEQPPGESISAQAVADLEGMSLPYTQKILRTLSQGGLIDSRRGAQGGFLLAAPADEVSLGDVIRVLGGLFEVEEICERHTGELERCARGCGCSIRPVWSYISNFVIETLDGISLATLLADEASVRRHLSRQHLTHSERPSTQSSSH